The window CAACGTAGCTGCGCCTCGCCGTGCCCAGGAGGATGTCGACTGGCACGCGCAGCAATTCCTTCAGCAGGAACCAGATATTCGCGAACAGCGGCGGCACAGACGCTCCTGCGGTATTTCAGGCGTAGAGGCGAAAGATATGCACTGAACGTCGCACGAAATCGAGCATTCAGCGGAGGGCGGGTAGCGAAATAGGGATTCTTGCCGTGGCTACTCAGCGGCGCAGGTTCGGCCGTCAGGGGTCTGATGGGCGGAAAGATCGAAGATCGTTGGATTCGCGCCTGAAAGAGGATTCTCGGGGTCCCAGGCGATTCCCACGGTCTCGAAGCGGGTCGCTAGTCCGTCGTAGATCAAAAGGCGTCCGGCGAGGCTTTCTCCCAGCCCAAGGATTTCCTTTACAACTTCCGTCGCCTGAAGCGTGCCGATGACTCCGGCGATGGGGCCAAGCACGCCGACTTCCGAGCAATTTGCGACAAGGCCCGCGGGTGGCGGTTCGGGGAAGAGACACCGGAGCGTCGGGTAGCGAGTTCCGGAAGGATCCGTCTCGTGCGGCTTGAAGAGCGAGATGTAACCGTCGAACGATCCGAGTGCCGCGTAAGCCAATGGCCGTTTCGCAAAGTAGCAGGCGTCAGCCACAAGATAGCGCGTCGCGAAGTTGTCGGAGCCGTCCGCAACGATGTCGAAGCTCTGGATGACACTCATGGCATTCGCGGCGTTGAGGCGCTCTGCGAACGTTTCGACCTTTACGAGCGGATTGATGCGATGGATTGCGTCCTGCGCGCTTTCCACCTTCAACCGGCCCGTATCGCTGACAGTGTGGGCGATCTGGCGCTGCAGATTATCTACTGCGACGCGATCATCGTCGATGATGCCGATGGTGCCGACGCCGGCCGCGGCGAGATACATGGCGACTGGGGAACCAAGGCCGCCCGCGCCTACGACGAGGACGCGAGCCGCCTTGAGTTTTTGCTGCCCGGGAGCACCGACGTCTCGCAGCGCGAGGTGGCGCTTATACCGTTGCACCTCCTCGGCAGTGAGTGTCGCCATGGGCTCCTCAAACTCGGCCCTAGGTTTTGGCCGGCGGTTCTACAAAAAGTTCACTTGAAAAGTAACGCTCAGCGGACGACGGCGCAACCGTAACGATGGTTTTGCCGGCGTACTCGGGACGTTCGGCGATCGCAATTGCGGCCGCCACGTTGGCGCCGGTGGATATGCCACCCGGAATGCCTTCGAGCTTTGCAACCTGGCGGGAAACCTCGAATGCCGTTTCGCTTGAGACGGTCACGACTTCGTCGATCAAGTCTGTGTCGAGGTTCTTGGGGATGAAGCCCGCGCCCAGACCCTGGATTTTGTGCGGACCCTTCGGCTGACCGGAAATCACCGCGCTCGTCGTCGGTTCGACGGCGATGATCTTCACGCCCGGAACGCGCTTTTTGAGAACGCGGCCGACGCCCGTCAGCGTGCCGCCCGTGCCAACGCCGACAACGAGTGCATCAATCTTGCCGCCGGTGTCGTTGTAGATTTCCTCGCCCGTGGTCAATTCATGCACGAGCGGGTTGGCCGGATTTTCGAACTGTGAGGGAATGACTGCGTCCGGAAGCGATTTCGCGATTTCCGCGGCGCGTTCCAAAGCGAACGGCATGCCGCCCGCGCCCGGAGTCAGTTCCAGCTCTGCGCCGAGATGCGTGAGAATTTTGCGGCGCTCGATCGACATCGTTTCGGGCATCACGAGAATGAGCCGATACCCGCGCGCAGCGGCGACGAACGCAAGGCCGACGCCCGTATTACCAGACGTTGGTTCGACAAGAACCGTTTTACCCGGCTTGATGCGCCCTTCAGCTTCGAGAACGTCGATCATCGCGACGCCGATGCGATCCTTCACCGACGACAGCGGATTGAAGAATTCCAGTTTGAGAAGAATATCGGCTTTGAGGTTCGCTGCAGCTTTGATGCGCGAGAGCCGCACAAGCGGCGTGTGGCCGATGGTTTCGGCGATGTTCTCGTAAACTCGACCGCGGCCCCAGGTACTTGTGGCGGCGAGAGTTTTTATCTCAGAAGTTTTTGTCATGGATGTCTCGATGTGCACTTCTTAGGGTTTCGGTGCGATGGAAGGCCAAGC is drawn from Hyphomicrobium methylovorum and contains these coding sequences:
- the cysK gene encoding cysteine synthase A; this encodes MTKTSEIKTLAATSTWGRGRVYENIAETIGHTPLVRLSRIKAAANLKADILLKLEFFNPLSSVKDRIGVAMIDVLEAEGRIKPGKTVLVEPTSGNTGVGLAFVAAARGYRLILVMPETMSIERRKILTHLGAELELTPGAGGMPFALERAAEIAKSLPDAVIPSQFENPANPLVHELTTGEEIYNDTGGKIDALVVGVGTGGTLTGVGRVLKKRVPGVKIIAVEPTTSAVISGQPKGPHKIQGLGAGFIPKNLDTDLIDEVVTVSSETAFEVSRQVAKLEGIPGGISTGANVAAAIAIAERPEYAGKTIVTVAPSSAERYFSSELFVEPPAKT
- a CDS encoding HesA/MoeB/ThiF family protein, encoding MATLTAEEVQRYKRHLALRDVGAPGQQKLKAARVLVVGAGGLGSPVAMYLAAAGVGTIGIIDDDRVAVDNLQRQIAHTVSDTGRLKVESAQDAIHRINPLVKVETFAERLNAANAMSVIQSFDIVADGSDNFATRYLVADACYFAKRPLAYAALGSFDGYISLFKPHETDPSGTRYPTLRCLFPEPPPAGLVANCSEVGVLGPIAGVIGTLQATEVVKEILGLGESLAGRLLIYDGLATRFETVGIAWDPENPLSGANPTIFDLSAHQTPDGRTCAAE